From Osmerus mordax isolate fOsmMor3 chromosome 7, fOsmMor3.pri, whole genome shotgun sequence:
agaagagagagaggattgtcagcgaagggggggaagggacgCCCAAACCCAGTAAAAAACAAATGAAATCTGCAGAGAAGGCAAAAGTGGAAGACTCCTCTCCAACGCCTGATTTTCAGCCTTTTGACTACAGTCAGTCTGACTTCAAAGTTTTTGCTGGTATGTTGCACTTTACATGACACGAAAATACAATTTAATGTTTCTGTGAATGATGTGTTGTATGCGTATCTAACTCAATGTGTTCTACTAGGAGATAAATCAAAGGATGGTTCACAATTTGATCCGAACAGACAAGGCCACAATCCCAAGAAAAAGGTATACTAGTTAGTCATAGGTGTTATATATGTATAGAGAGCCATCAAGGTTTTTCTCCACAGATGTACTAAAACATAGTTTATGTTTTGTTTACGTAGAACAACGCAAAAGGGAAAAAATCCAACACATCTGCTGGAAACAGAAGCATGTCCTATATGGCTGGAAAATCTGACAGGTAAAATGTCCATGTTTGTTCTTTAATAGGGACCTGTGAAATACATTTCTACTGTTGGAATTTGACATTATATGCGGCCATTTGTTTCATTGACATTTTGGTTTAAAAATATTTATTATGTTTGAGCAACAAGTCTGAGACAGAATATTATCACATTTCTGATAAGCTATGCTTTTGTGTGTAATGTCGCTTTTCTGCTAAATATGGTAGTTTTCACTGATTcacaattgtttttgttttttttatctttattGCAGAGGATCTCGTCAAAACTGGCCCAAAAGATAGGAGTACTGATTTGTTTATTTCAACCATTGAATGAAAGTGTATTGTTTTGCTTTTGTGGATCTGGTGCATACCGTTTTTCTGTAACGGGAAGAATTGACATAACCTGCTTATTAAAATTCTTTTTAGAAAacgagattttttttttgtaattattATAAAAAAGCAAAAGTATTGTTATAACTGAAACGTAAACACCGACCGTGCCACCCAAAATATCAAAGACGGAAGTTGTCAATGAAAGTCGTTAGCACAGATTTCTTGCACACAACCAGAGCCCGTTTCTCTGACACAACCAAAGAACTTTCACGTGGGCACCAGGACAGGTCCGGAGTCGAACAAACATCATTTGGACCCACCTCCCCTGCAATTGCATTGGTCGATGTGGATCGTCTTTTGACGTCAGTGTTATTTCATTCGCCATAATGAGCAATCGCGTTAGGTTGTAAGAAAGAAGACGCTCAACGTGTCTGTAGTCACCATCAAGACCTCGCATCAGCTAGCCAGCTGTGTTGCTGccagtcagctagctagctaatgcaaCTTCTGTAATTATCTGTGTTTTTACTGATATAATACTGTTACATACATTTGTCACTCCTCGGTAATGGACAGCATTAAAGATGGATGGTTCACTGAAACGTGCACGCTATGGCCGGGGCAAGCGATGAGTCTCGAAGTGGAAGAGGTGCTCTACCACAAAAAATCTCAATTTCAAGATGTCATGGTTTTCAAGAGGTCAGTAAACGAGCTAGCATGCTCTTTAAGTGAGCAATCTGTCTGGCCGGACATAACTTAATCTGTTTCATTAGCTCGCTAATTTAGTTTTTAGAAAGGAGTTTACGTCACTTGGTAGGTGGCTTGCTTGCTAACTAGCTCATTAGCTTTGTTTAATTCAGCTTCAGTTTTGAAGGCTCCTAGCTAGCTTTAGTAACAGCTGGTTCTTGGCTTCTTACTAGCTAACTCATTAGCTTAGTTATATAGTAAACTCAGTTGACCGTCTCAACGGAGCTCTCAAGTTCACGCATTCCAGCCATTTCTCACGATCTCACACACCTTGTATTTGTCACGCATTTCAACTATTTCTCACGCTGACAAGtaaagggataacttgtccgctatatacaattaatggacgaggcatACTGAGGGAAGATGTCTGCCGGgatgatagttgtctcgagttgtacagagttaaatgccaatcagaacccccccttcacacagtTTACATGTATAACCCACCGCTAGCTTGCtgtatgtttctttttttcagtaAATCAGTTCTACAATTCATGTAATATCATAATTCATCTATTCCTTAACGCCGCGTGAATAAACAAACTACTTGTTTATCTAATCTTGAAAGCTATGATTAGATAGTCTACCATTAAAATCTGTGAATTGATTTAATATTGTGTATTTGCAGTAAGACCTATGGCAATGTCCTGGTACTTGATGGAATCATTCAATGTACAGAGAGAGACGAGTTTGCCTACCAGGAAATGATTGCCAACCTACCTCTGTGTAGCCACCCATGTCCAAAGAAGGTATCTTCATAAGTAATCTTATTATCATTGATTCTCATGGAATCTAGTCAAAATCCCTTTGGAATAAGGCTCTCCCAGATAATGTGCTGTGTAATCCGATGTAAAAAATGTCATTTCTGCGTGTAGGTACTGATTAtcggtggaggtgatggtggagtTCTGAGAGAGGTGGTGAAACATACCCTGGTGGAGTCAGTGATTCAGTGTGAGATAGATGAGGTAGGTGCCAATATTTCCAAAATGTCAAAATCGTGATCACATTTGAAGAAGAATCGGTTCTCATGCTACAACATGTCGGTTGTCACCTGTGTCCTATAGGATGTCATCAACGTTTCTAAGAAGTACCTCCCTGGCATGGCTAAGGGTTTCTTCAGTCCTAAGCTCACGCTCAACGTTGGAGACGGCTTTGAGTTCATGAAGCAGAACCAGGATGCTTTTGATGTCATTATAACTGACTCCTCTGATCCTGTTGGTAAGGCCGTTTTGCTCATCAATTAA
This genomic window contains:
- the srm gene encoding spermidine synthase, coding for MDSIKDGWFTETCTLWPGQAMSLEVEEVLYHKKSQFQDVMVFKSKTYGNVLVLDGIIQCTERDEFAYQEMIANLPLCSHPCPKKVLIIGGGDGGVLREVVKHTLVESVIQCEIDEDVINVSKKYLPGMAKGFFSPKLTLNVGDGFEFMKQNQDAFDVIITDSSDPVGPAESLFKESYYQLMKTALRDGGILCCQGECQWLHLELLKEMRTFCRTLFPMVDYAYCTIPTYPSGQIGFMLCSKNAETNFREPARTLPQDEVESMSLRYYNPEIHKASFILPEFARKVLSDA